The Microcystis aeruginosa NIES-843 sequence ATCGAAAGAGCCGTGGCGGAAATTTAAGTGGCACCGGGGGCAGGGATGGACAGACCGATACCAAATCGGTTTTTAATAGCATGATTAAGTCCCAATTCAACTTTAAAAACCCAGTTATGGATTGTTTCCCCCTGCTCCGGCACTCACCCACTTTCCTATACCTTTTCCACAGGATTTATAGTCATTTCAATTAAGATTGAGAATATAAATGCCAGAGTTCATAAGGTTTTCATCGGTCTAGAGTGTATCAGACTTATCTGAAATGACTATAGTATTATAATATACCCTCCTTAGCCCCTCAAGGTCATGAATCAGGCACAACTTATCCATGCCGCTAAACTCCAGTATCCAGCCGCTATTATTGCTCTACTTAACCAAAGTCTCTTAACCAGAAAAATAGAGGTTGTTGAAGCCACCCCGCAAGAAAATGCCCTGACTCTAAAAGTTCAATCCAAAAATATACCCAATCAACACAAGTTATTACCTTTTTTGTCGGCAGAAATCAAAAGCTTGGGCATCGATGGATTAGAACAAGTGATCGTTTACGGTATGACCGAGGCATCCGATATCCCCGCTTGGCAAGAATCGATAACCCTGAGTCAAGATGATTTAATCGTCAATCTTGTCACCAAATTAAACTCTTTGCCGATAATAACCGCAGAAATCGCCGAAAATGACCCGGAAGATGCCCCAGAAGCTTTGGAAGACTCTGAAACAACCGAAGAAAAAGCCCTAGAGAAACCGGAGGAGTTCACTGAAGCTGCTGAGAATATTGTGGCCACTGGTGAGGGATTTTTTCCATCTCATCGGAGACACTCCTCTTTTCCCCTCAGGATAATTTTGCCTTACCTAGCGATCGGTTTTGGTGCTGGAATTATTATAGGTGCTTACTTTGGCTATCAAAACGCAGTGAGTGATACTAAATCCGTTGAGCATAGGCTACATATCAGGACAGGCACTCATGCAATAGGCAATGGGCAATAGGGGGAATAAATAATCATTCTTTAATAACCGGATTTAGTGTGAAATGCCCGCACAACCCGGAGCGATCGAACAAGCCCGATAAATTTTCCTGTCCCCAACCTGATATGATCGGGATTGCCAGGCTTACGATTAAGACCAATGCAAAATTTTCCTATCTCCAAATCTCAATGATTTAGGGCTTTTTTTCTTGGGAATTTGTCGTTAAGGACAGCAGCACCAGCTTATTTTTTATCTTTAGCCCCGCCTATCTAACCGCTCATGTCTATGGAAGAAGCCTTGAAACTCCTAAAAGAATATGGATGTATTAAACTAAAAATTGCCCAATCCCCCGAAGAAGAAGAAGCTCTAAGACAGGCAATTTTATTAGTTAACCAAGGTTCGGAATCAATTAATTTAGGTATCTGTGCCGATAACAATGAAGAGGGATTTAAAGCCCTGAAAAGTTATCTACAAGCCTTGGGATACCCCCTACCTAATAGTCTCCCAGAAGACCACCCAGAACAGGGAGCGGTGTATATTAAATACAATACCCAAAGACAAGCTTCCTATCTCGATTCCTATACGGGAACCTATCGCGGTGTCCTGGTTTCTTGTCAGTCAGAAAATGATCAATTAGTCGGTACTTATGGTCACTTTCCCCTCGATTTATTCTCTTAAGAGGCATAGTTTTTACTGTTGACTAATAAGTAGGTGGGTGTTAAGAATTGTCAGATACCCCCCTTATCAAGGGGGGATTAAGGGGGGATCAAAGACCAAATCTATCTTCAATTTAATTGAAATCACTTAAGTGGGTGGGTGGAATTAAATATAAGATGAACGTAGGTTGGGTTGAAGCATGAAACCCAACGCCCGCTCATGTTACGCTACCGCTAACCCATCCTACAAATAATTGTGCCTCCCCACTCCTGTCCACTGAATTCTCTTTCCTGAATCTTTTTAACTTTTTACCTGAAAAAAATATGTATTTGTTAATTCCAGCAGCGGGAATGGGTAAACGGATGGGCAGCGATCGCAATAAGTTACTGCTCACCCTGCACGGAAAACCGCTCCTGGCTTGGACTTTGCTGGCTGCCATGGAATCGAGGGCAATTATCTGGATTGGCATCATGGCACAACCGGAAGACTTTGAGGAGATCCGAGCAATTATCACCCCTATAAATGCCCTTAAACCCGTGCAAATCATCCAAGGAGGCGAAACCAGACAAAAATCGGTTTACAATGGCTTACAAGCCCTACCAGAGGGGGCTGAGACGGTTTTAATTCACGATGGGGCGCGCTGTTTAGCCACTCCCGAATTATTCGATCGCTGTGCCGCCGCTTTAGCCACTTGTCAGGGTTTCATTGCGGCGATTCCGGTGAAAGATACGATTAAAATTGTCGATAGCAAGGGCTGGATTGAGGATACACCGGATCGCTCGCGGTTGTGGGCAGCCCAAACGCCCCAGGGTTTTCAGGTAAAATTATTAAAAGAATGTCATGAACAAGGCCGAAAATTAGATTGGGAAGTCACCGACGATGCCGCCTTATTAGAAAAATGTGGTTTTCCCGTCAAAATTGTCGTCGGTGAAGAAACTAACTTAAAAATTACGACTCCGGGAGATCTGGCAATTGCCGAATATATTTTAAGTCAACGTTTATAATTTTTCATCTACTTTAACGCCGTCCCGTTTAATAATACGAGCGGGAATACCCACCACCACACAATTAGGTGGAACATCTTTGACTACCACTGAATTTGCGCCCACGGTGACATTATCGCCGATGGTAATGTTTCCTAAGACTTTAGCGCCGGCGGTAATCCTGACATTATTGCCAATTTTGGGGCGACCGCTTTTATCTTTATAGCCAATTGTTACCTGTTGATTAATCCAACAGTTATCGCCCAAATCCGCCATAACAATCGTACTAAAACCGTGTTGAATAAATAATCCTTTGCCAATCGAACAGGAAGAATCTAGAAATAAATAGGAACTTTCTCGATAGAAAAACCTAAGAATATACATAAAAAAACGGCTGAATGAACCACCTTGAAAAAGACGACAATAATATAAATTTCTAAATTCTTTTGCCTCCAGACACAGAGCTAACAATTGTAACCAATCTGCTCTTTTTTCCCGGCCTAATAACTCTACCCAACGCCGCACATCACCTAAGATAAGTTCTCGATTGTTAGCTACCTGAAAAGCAATGATTAAGGGTGAGAGCCAAAGAATACCCACATAGAAAAATAATTTTCGGAAGAAACTTTTCATCGTTGGTCTAAAATAATTGACGATAGACTTGCTTTTTGTTGCTATTGATTATAGTAGTATTGTAGCGAATAGTTCAACCGTCCCCCGTTTATTGGACTCCAACGATGTCAACTACCTTACAGTTCTTTCCCGAAGTATCCGTGATCGTGCCAATTTATAACGGAGAGAAAGATCTACCCCCTCTCATTGATTGTTTAGCCAAACAGACCTATCCCCGTCAATTAGTTGAATATATTTTAGTTGATAATAATAGTAGCGATCGCACAGCAGAATTATTAGGAAAGGCAGCACAAGAACACAGGGAACTGAAACTGATCATTTTAAGCGAAAATCAGATACAAAGCTCCTACGCTGCTCGCAACAAAGGGATCAAAAGCGCTCGTTATCCTTTTCTGGCCTTTACCGATGCCGATTGTCGTCCCGCACCGCAATGGTTGACAGAATTGATCCAACCCTTTAAAGATACTAGGATCGGTCTGGTAGTGGGTGAAATTGCTGCCTTAACTGGTTCCACTTGCTTGGAAAATTATGCGGAACGTCGTCACTTTATGTCACCAAAATTTCTTTTAGAACATTCTTTTTGTCCCTACGGTCAAACTGCTAACCTCGCTATTCGTCGAGAAGCTTTTCAAAAAGTTGGTTTATTTCGTCCTTATTTAACTACCGGTGGTGATGCCGATATCTGTTGGCGTATTCAACAACAAACCGACTGGCAATTAACCTACGCACCAGAGGCAATTATTTACCATCGTCATCGTTCTACCTTACAAGACTTAAGAAGTCAATTAAAACGTTACGGGCGCTCGAATCGCTATCTTCACGAATTGTATGGTGTCGAATTGATGCGACCTTTAACCAATCAAGAGTTATTTTTTACTCTCGGTCGTTGGTTATTAAAAGAGCTACCAAAAAATACTCTCAAGTTACTGTTTGGTAAAGCAGATTTAGTAGATTTATTGGCTACTCCCCTCGATTTAATTGGGTTTCAGTCCCGCAGCCAAGGACAAGCCACGGCTAAACTACCCGAAAAAGCTAAAGAAATCGAATGGCTTTAATTCAGTTATCAGTTATCAGATATGAGTTTTCAGTGATCAGTTACCGATCAGTTCACTGATTACTGATTACTGATTACTGTTTACTGATTAAGGTTTCCTCTATGGTTTCTCCCTGAGTGAAACATCCTGGAAGATCCTTAATTTCTGATACATATCCCCCGTCATCATCAGGATAAATTGTTATTGGATATTTTCACCCCAAATAAAACTCTAATGATTCCGGCTTAGTTTTATTACTTGTCTTCATATTTTTTACCTCTTTAAAGTTAACAAATAGGATCAATATATTTTGAGTAAATACCCAGAAAACATCAAGAAGGGAATCAGCTTTAAACCTTTTCGGTCAACTATCCATTCCCTTATTCTGGCGCTCCAGGCTTCAAAGTGGGGGACAAAATGAGGTAAGGTAAAAAAGCTGTGCCGATAACCGAGACTATGACCGTTGAATGGCAATCCGTCAAAACCTACGAGGATATTCTTTACCATAAATGGGGGGGAATCGCCAAAATCACTATAAATCGCCCCCATAAGCGTAATGCCTTCCGTCCGAAGACAGTTTTTGAGCTTTACGACGCTTTCTGTGATGCTCGCGAGGATGCGCGCATTGGGGTGGTACTGCTCACGGGTGCAGGTCCCCACAGCGACGGCAAATATGCTTTTTGTTCCGGCGGCGATCAGACGGTGCGCGGTCAGGCGGGTTATATTGGCGATGATGGCGTACCCCGGCTCAATGTGCTGGATTTACAGAAATTAATTCGCTCCATCCCCAAGGTAGTTATCGCGCTGGTGGCAGGTTATGCGGTCGGGGGCGGTCATGTTTTGCACTTGGTTTGTGATTTAACCTTAGCGGCGGATAACGCCATTTTCGGCCAGACCGGTCCAAAAGTGGGCAGTTTTGACGGCGGTTTTGGCTCTAGTTATCTGGCCCGGGTGGTCGGTCAGAAAAAGGCTCGCGAGATTTGGTTTCTCTGTCGGCAGTATAACGCCCAACAAGCTTTAGAAATGGGTTTGGTTAACCATGTCGTCCCGGTGGAGGAATTAGAGCAGGAAGGGATTAAATGGTCCTTAGAAATTCTCGAAAAAAGTCCCTTGGCGATTCGCTGCCTAAAATCGGCTTTTAATGCTGATTGTGATGGTCAAGCGGGTTTACAGGAGTTAGCGGGCAATGCCACTTTACTCTACTATATGACCGCCGAAGGAGCCGAAGGTAAACAGGCTTTCCTCGAAAAACGTCCCCCCGATTTTAGTCAATATCCTTGGCTACCCTAATCAGTTATCGGTGAACAGTAATCAGTAGACCTCTTGCAAAAATCAAAAATCTTCCTTTAGGTGAGGAGTCAGGAGCCAGTAGTCAGTAGTCAGGAGAATTAAGAATGAGCATTAATCAATTAAATGCTCTATTTGGTTATTTTATGCAATTTTATGCTTATTTTTCTGATTTTTGCCCTCTCAAAAATTAATTATGCAAGAACTCTAGTGAAAGGAAAGCAGAAAACTGCCATATATAGGGTTTCCTAAGCTAGTGAGGTACACCTATTTTTCTTCCCTTTTGCCTTCTGCCTCTTGCCTTTTGCCTAAAACCCATAACTTTTGTACCTCAGCAGACTGAAAAACGCTATAATACTGCTCACTTAATACTCCCTACTCCTACTGATCACCGATCACTGATCAGCTATGCTAGTTTAGAGAGAGTAGTTAGGTTCGGTAGCAGCATTGGTTTCAAACAGAAGCGGTTTTTCCCTGATGGCCTTGACTGGGTTGTGTCCGATCTCCTTCTCGAAATGGCTGTGATATTGGGAGACAATCCATGACGATTTACGTTGGTAATCTGGTTTATGACGTCACGACAGATGACTTGAAAGAGGTATTCGCTGAATACGGCACAGTTAGTCGCGTTTACTTGCCCGTAGATCGGGAAACGGGTAAAATGCGCGGTTTTGGTTTTGTGGAAATGTCCTCCGATGAGGAAGAAGCAAAAGCGATCGAAACTCTTGACGGGGCCGAATGGATGGGACGACAGATGAAAGTCAACAAAGCTCGTCCCAAAGAAGATAATTTTGGCGGTGGTGGCCGCGGTGAGCGCAAAAATTTCGGTCGCCGCGAACGTTAAAGAGATTCTTGGAAAATTCCAGAAGCGGTTATTTCTGATAACCGCTTTCTTCTGGACTTAAACCGCCGTTTTCCGTGACTCAAGGATGGGGTGGATAATTGTCCAGGCCAGGACGATAATTAAAGCCAAGATACCAAAACGAGCCATAGAACTGACTAACTGGTGCAAGGGGAACAAACGGCCTAAAAAGAAGGATAATGTCACCATAATCGTCGCCCACACCGTTGCTCCACCGAGATTACAGAGGAAAAAGCGACCGTAGGGCATTCGGGCAATTCCCGCCATGGGACCTGCAAAGATTCTTAACAGGGCGACGAAGCGACCGAAAAAGACCGCCCGGGGTGCATTTTTACTAAATTGTTCCTTGGCTAATTCTAGTTTTTGAGGTGGAATCCGAAAGAATTTGCCAACTTTTAACAAAAACGGCCAACCCCCGGCGCGACCGAGCCAATAGCCAAAATTATCGCCTAAAACTGCTCCTGTAATTGCGCTGACTAAAACTAACCAATAGTTCAAATCACCGCTACCGGCAAGGAAGCCGCCCACAATGGTGATGGTTTCCCCGGGGATGGGAATCCCGGTATTTTCGAGGGTGATGCCGATAAATACTGCCCAGTATCCGTATTGGTGGGCGATTTCTTCAATATTTTCTAGGGATA is a genomic window containing:
- a CDS encoding RNA recognition motif domain-containing protein, whose translation is MTIYVGNLVYDVTTDDLKEVFAEYGTVSRVYLPVDRETGKMRGFGFVEMSSDEEEAKAIETLDGAEWMGRQMKVNKARPKEDNFGGGGRGERKNFGRRER
- a CDS encoding DUF1824 family protein, which produces MSMEEALKLLKEYGCIKLKIAQSPEEEEALRQAILLVNQGSESINLGICADNNEEGFKALKSYLQALGYPLPNSLPEDHPEQGAVYIKYNTQRQASYLDSYTGTYRGVLVSCQSENDQLVGTYGHFPLDLFS
- the ispD gene encoding 2-C-methyl-D-erythritol 4-phosphate cytidylyltransferase, producing MYLLIPAAGMGKRMGSDRNKLLLTLHGKPLLAWTLLAAMESRAIIWIGIMAQPEDFEEIRAIITPINALKPVQIIQGGETRQKSVYNGLQALPEGAETVLIHDGARCLATPELFDRCAAALATCQGFIAAIPVKDTIKIVDSKGWIEDTPDRSRLWAAQTPQGFQVKLLKECHEQGRKLDWEVTDDAALLEKCGFPVKIVVGEETNLKITTPGDLAIAEYILSQRL
- a CDS encoding serine O-acetyltransferase; this encodes MKSFFRKLFFYVGILWLSPLIIAFQVANNRELILGDVRRWVELLGREKRADWLQLLALCLEAKEFRNLYYCRLFQGGSFSRFFMYILRFFYRESSYLFLDSSCSIGKGLFIQHGFSTIVMADLGDNCWINQQVTIGYKDKSGRPKIGNNVRITAGAKVLGNITIGDNVTVGANSVVVKDVPPNCVVVGIPARIIKRDGVKVDEKL
- the menB gene encoding 1,4-dihydroxy-2-naphthoyl-CoA synthase encodes the protein MTVEWQSVKTYEDILYHKWGGIAKITINRPHKRNAFRPKTVFELYDAFCDAREDARIGVVLLTGAGPHSDGKYAFCSGGDQTVRGQAGYIGDDGVPRLNVLDLQKLIRSIPKVVIALVAGYAVGGGHVLHLVCDLTLAADNAIFGQTGPKVGSFDGGFGSSYLARVVGQKKAREIWFLCRQYNAQQALEMGLVNHVVPVEELEQEGIKWSLEILEKSPLAIRCLKSAFNADCDGQAGLQELAGNATLLYYMTAEGAEGKQAFLEKRPPDFSQYPWLP
- a CDS encoding glycosyltransferase, whose product is MSTTLQFFPEVSVIVPIYNGEKDLPPLIDCLAKQTYPRQLVEYILVDNNSSDRTAELLGKAAQEHRELKLIILSENQIQSSYAARNKGIKSARYPFLAFTDADCRPAPQWLTELIQPFKDTRIGLVVGEIAALTGSTCLENYAERRHFMSPKFLLEHSFCPYGQTANLAIRREAFQKVGLFRPYLTTGGDADICWRIQQQTDWQLTYAPEAIIYHRHRSTLQDLRSQLKRYGRSNRYLHELYGVELMRPLTNQELFFTLGRWLLKELPKNTLKLLFGKADLVDLLATPLDLIGFQSRSQGQATAKLPEKAKEIEWL
- a CDS encoding DedA family protein, with product MSLELLSLENIEEIAHQYGYWAVFIGITLENTGIPIPGETITIVGGFLAGSGDLNYWLVLVSAITGAVLGDNFGYWLGRAGGWPFLLKVGKFFRIPPQKLELAKEQFSKNAPRAVFFGRFVALLRIFAGPMAGIARMPYGRFFLCNLGGATVWATIMVTLSFFLGRLFPLHQLVSSMARFGILALIIVLAWTIIHPILESRKTAV